GACTGGGGAGATCGCGCGCGTCCTCGTTCGGCGGGTGCCGATAACAGTCGATGATATCGTCGTCACTGAGAACCGCTATCTGATCCCTGATTGCGGCCTTGTTCTTCGGCATCATGTACGCCAGCTCGTCGAGTGATGGGAGATGCTCTGGGTGGCCAAGGATGAACTGCAGAATCAGGTGCCGTGTCTCCTGGGAGAGAAGGTCGTAGATCTGCCGCTGTTCTTCGAACGGGCCGCCACCCTCCGCGGCAGGCGCATCACTCATAGTCTCACTTGAGAGTACCTCGGCGACGCGAATAATACTTTGGGTCAACTGGTGTGGTTAATCGGCGCGTTAGTCATACTGGTTGGCAACCTATTTATCCATCCCCCAAGGAGCACACAGTATGGCTGACCCCGGCCCGCCCCCGAATGCAACAGAGATCATGGAGAGCGTGAACGACGCGCTCCAGGGTCTCGAATTAGAACCTCACGAGACGTCGGAAATACTGGGGTTCGCCAACCGAGAACTCCCGCACCTCCACACGCCCGAAGACTCGTACTTCATCCTCGGCAGCTACCGCGACCCGTACCTTCGACGGCTCCGCATCGTCCAGAACGAACTGGACAAGCGCCTCGGTACATATCCGTTCCTGATGGCCGATCTCCCCGAGTTGGATATCGACCGGCTCCCCGTCTTCCGCATCCGATTCACTCTCCTCGCCGCGCATGCCGATACTATCGTCGCTGTGTATGAACAGGATGCCGGGGGCGAAGTCACCGAACTCGGGAAGATCAGCACGACACCATACTTCGACAAATCGTACGTACTGCCGCGAGACTACGCGTGGATGACTGAACAGAATCTCGCTACGGAAGCAGACGTCATCGCGGCTGCCGCGACGATCTACTTCAACGACGATCTCGACGAAGCGGCTACCGAAGAAGAACTGGACTCGCTCATCGCCGCAGTCAACCAGAACGACATCAGCCTCACACCACCCGACGTCATCGACCGATTAGAGGATCGAGAGGACAGTGAGCAGGCACCTGTCTCATACAGCTGGGTCCACCTCAACGAATTCCGTCTCTTCGAACTCCACGGCCGATGCTACGCGTGGTCTAGTCGAGACGACTTACGAAATGTCGTAGACGAGATTCCATAGCACTGGTTTCTGCTGTTCGAGGTATCAGAACGGGTCGGCCCATGTTTGCGCTCTGTCTGCGACCAATACTTGGTTTGGAAGGAGTATCCACTGGTCGATCAGGCAGTCACGATACGGGCTACAGGATCGGTCAACGTCCCCGGTTCCGTGGCGGTGTCGCTCGTCGAAGCTACGGAGCTCGCCCACACTGGACGTGGGCCCGACGCTGTCCTGTTCTCTCCTCTGACGTCCTGAACGGTTCTGTGACCGACTTCGAATGGAGTCACCATCGGATAGCAGGGCAGAAAACTGGCGGCCGGAGGGCACCGACGTCCGCTCAGAACGCCCGGTGGTACTGGGGCGGCACGTCCACTTCCTCTTCCCGACCCAGTTTCTGTGCGGCGTGGAGCGTGAAGTACGGATCCCGCAGATGCTCGCGGCCGACGATGGCGAGGTCGGCCCGCTCGTTTCGCACGAGAGAATCGGCCTGTTCGGGCGTCGTGATGCCGCCGACCGCCCCGACTTTCAGGTCCTCGGGTGCGGCGTCGCTCTCCTCCCTGACGCGACGGCCGTAGCCGATCTGGTAGCCGGGGCCGCCGTCGGGCACCTGCTGGTCGGGGTGGATCCCGCCGGCGGACACGTCGATCAGGTCGACGCCGGCCTCGCTGGCGCGGTCGGCGAAGCGGATCGAGTCCGCGACGGTCCAGGACTCGCGGTCGGGGAGCCAGTCGGTCGCGGAGATGCGGAGGAACACGGGCTTTTCGTCGGGCCAGACCTCGCGGACGGCCTCGATGACTTCCAGCGGGAACCGGATCCGGGACTCGAAGTCACCCCCGTAGGCGTCCTCGCGGGTGTTGGTGACCGGCGAGAGGAACTCGTGGAGCAGGTAGCCGTGGGCGGCGTGGACCTCGGCGATCTCGAAGCCGGCGTCGAGCGAGCGGCGGGCCGCGTCGGCGAAGGCCTCGCGCACGTCCGCGAGGTCGGCCTCCGTGGCCTCGCGGATCGGCGGCGCGTCGTCCTCGTAGGGGTAGGGCTCGTCGGTCGGGGCCAGCGTCTCCCAGCCGCCCTCGTCGGGCTGGAGGGGATCGTGGCCCTCCCACGGTCGGGACGTGGCGGCCTTCCGGCCGGCGTGGGCCAGCTGGATGGCGGGAACACTGCCCTGCTCGCGGACGAAGTCGGTGATATCCGACAGGGCGTCGGCATGGTCGTCGCTCCAGATGCCGAGGTCCTCGGGGGAGATCCGGCCGCGGGGTTCGACGGCGGTGGCCTCGGTCATCACGACGCCCGCACCGCCGACGGCGCGGCTGGTGAGATGCTGGAAGTGCCAGTCGGTCGCGAGGCCGTCGCGGTCCTCACAGGAGTACTGGCACATGGGCGAGACCATCACGCGATTGGGGATCGTTGTTTCCGAGAGATCGAGCGGCGTAAAGAGGTCGTCCGTCATCACGGACACGAAGGGGTGGGGGCGGAAACGGTCGGCGCTCGCGGCGAGACGGGCCGCTACCGGAACCCGACCCCGGCCCTTGACGGTGCCGGCGGCCCTCGACTCGGCCATGCCCACCTGGGACGAGCGGTTCCGCACGGGGGAGTACCCGACGGATCCGGACCCCGATCCGCTGCTCGAACGTTACGTGGATTCGTTCCCCGAGGGCCGCGCGCTGGACGTGGCGACCGGCACCGGCCGCAACGCGATCTTCCTCGCCGAGGAGGGCTACCGCGTCGACGCCCTCGACCAGTCCCGCGCCGGACTGGAGATCACCCGGGAGAACGCTCGCGAGCGCGGCGTCGCCGAGCGGATCGAGCCGATCCAGACGGACGTACCGCGCCACGTGTTTCCCAAGGAACGGTACGCCGTCGTCACCACCAGTTTCTACCGGGCACTCGACCGCCTCTCTGATATCAAGGCCGCGCTGGAACCCGGCGGCTACCTGTTCGTCCAGCACCACCTCCGGACGAGCGACGACGTCGACCGCGGGCCGAGCACCGACCGCTACCGCTTCGCCGCCAACGAACTCCTCCGGGCCTGTCTGGATCTCACGGTGCTGTATTACGACGAGCGCACCGAGCACAGCGACGGCCGCCGCGGCGCGACCGTCCGCGTCCTGGCCCGCAACTCGACCGGCCAGCACCAGTCCTACCCGGAAATCCCATCGTCGTGAACACGAGTTTATTTACACACAGTTTCATTTCCGAGTGGGTGGTTAACACCGTAATCCGTTCCCGGAATATATTTTACAGAACAGGCATTAGGGTGGCATATGTCGTTCCAGCTATCGGACGAACACCGCGCGATCAGGAAGGCCGTTCGGGAGTTCGGCGAGGAGGAGATGCAGCCGGTCGCCAAAGAGCACGACCAGAACAAGGAGTATCCGGAGGAGATCCGGCGGAAGGCCGCCGAGGCCGACTTCGTCGCGCCGAACATCCCCCTAGAGTACGGCGGCGCGGGGATGGACAAGCTCTCCTCGACCATCGTCACCGAAGAGCTCTGGCGGGCCGACCCCGGCATCGGGAGCGCCGTCGGCTCCGCCGGCTTCGGGACGGACATGATCGTCGAGTACGGCGACGAGTGGATGAAAGAGGAGTACCTGCCGCCGATCGCCAACGGCGAGTCGGCCTCCTGTTCGATGATCTCCGAGCCGGCCCACGGCTCCAACGTCGCCGGCATCGAGACCCACGCCGAGAAGGACGGCGACGAGTGGGTCATCAACGGGAACAAGATGTGGATCACGAACGGCACCGTCGCCGACGTGGGCGTCTGCATGACCAAGACGACACCCGGCGAGGGCCACGGCGGCATCACCGCCATCCTCGTGCCGATGGACACGGACGGCGTCAAGACCGAGAAGATCGACAACAAGCTGGGCATTCGCGCCTCGGACCTCGCGGAGGTCGTCCTCGACGACGTGCGCGTGCCCGAAGACAACGTCATCGGCGAGGTCGACAAGGGCTTCTACCAGCTGATGGACTTCTTCGCCTCCGGCCGGACCAGCGTCGCCGCACAGGCCGTCGGGGCCGCGGAGGGCGCACTCGACGCCGCCATCGACTACGCCAGTGAGCGCGAGCAGTTCGGCCAGACGATCGACGGGTTCCAGGCCATCCAGCACAAGCTCGCCGAGATGGCGACGAACGTCGAGGCCGCCCGCTCGCTCACCTACCGCGCCGCGAGTACGGTCGAGGCCGGCCGCGACCAGACCGCCGCGAAGTTCGCCAGCATGGCGAAGCTCTTCGCCTCCGAACACGCCGTCGACGTGGCCGACGAGGCCATCCAGGTCCACGGCGGCGCGGGCTACGTCACCGACCACCCCGTCGAGCGCTACTACCGCGACGCCCGGATCACCAAGATCTACGAGGGCACCAGCGAGATCCAGAAGAACATCATCGCCGACCGCCTGTAGAACGAGCCACCCAAGTTTTTCCCGCAACTGCGTCGACCCGTGACGACACGCGACGAGTCGCTGTTCGCCGGCTACGGCGGTCGGATGCTCGGCAGCCTCGCCCTCGGCTGGGCCGTCCTCCAGCTCGGCCGCTTCCTGCTCTCCCCGCTGTTGCCCGCCATCATCGACGATCTCGGCATCACCACGGTGGCGGCCGGGTTCGTCCTCGGCGGGTTCCAGGCGGTCTACGCGATCACCCAGTACCCCAGCGGTCGCCTCTCGGACCGGTTCTCGCGGGCCGCGCTGATCGTCCCCGGCCTCGCGGCGCTGACCCTCGCCTGCCTGCTCCTGGCCAGTGCCGTCACCCCGCTCCTG
This Halorientalis sp. IM1011 DNA region includes the following protein-coding sequences:
- a CDS encoding NADH:flavin oxidoreductase/NADH oxidase translates to MTDDLFTPLDLSETTIPNRVMVSPMCQYSCEDRDGLATDWHFQHLTSRAVGGAGVVMTEATAVEPRGRISPEDLGIWSDDHADALSDITDFVREQGSVPAIQLAHAGRKAATSRPWEGHDPLQPDEGGWETLAPTDEPYPYEDDAPPIREATEADLADVREAFADAARRSLDAGFEIAEVHAAHGYLLHEFLSPVTNTREDAYGGDFESRIRFPLEVIEAVREVWPDEKPVFLRISATDWLPDRESWTVADSIRFADRASEAGVDLIDVSAGGIHPDQQVPDGGPGYQIGYGRRVREESDAAPEDLKVGAVGGITTPEQADSLVRNERADLAIVGREHLRDPYFTLHAAQKLGREEEVDVPPQYHRAF
- a CDS encoding acyl-CoA dehydrogenase family protein; the encoded protein is MSFQLSDEHRAIRKAVREFGEEEMQPVAKEHDQNKEYPEEIRRKAAEADFVAPNIPLEYGGAGMDKLSSTIVTEELWRADPGIGSAVGSAGFGTDMIVEYGDEWMKEEYLPPIANGESASCSMISEPAHGSNVAGIETHAEKDGDEWVINGNKMWITNGTVADVGVCMTKTTPGEGHGGITAILVPMDTDGVKTEKIDNKLGIRASDLAEVVLDDVRVPEDNVIGEVDKGFYQLMDFFASGRTSVAAQAVGAAEGALDAAIDYASEREQFGQTIDGFQAIQHKLAEMATNVEAARSLTYRAASTVEAGRDQTAAKFASMAKLFASEHAVDVADEAIQVHGGAGYVTDHPVERYYRDARITKIYEGTSEIQKNIIADRL
- a CDS encoding bifunctional 2-polyprenyl-6-hydroxyphenol methylase/3-demethylubiquinol 3-O-methyltransferase UbiG, which encodes MPTWDERFRTGEYPTDPDPDPLLERYVDSFPEGRALDVATGTGRNAIFLAEEGYRVDALDQSRAGLEITRENARERGVAERIEPIQTDVPRHVFPKERYAVVTTSFYRALDRLSDIKAALEPGGYLFVQHHLRTSDDVDRGPSTDRYRFAANELLRACLDLTVLYYDERTEHSDGRRGATVRVLARNSTGQHQSYPEIPSS